The following are from one region of the Candidatus Shapirobacteria bacterium genome:
- a CDS encoding glycosyltransferase family 2 protein, translating into MLKPVISIIIVSFNTEKITFDCIKSVLADKGLSFELQRIDLSGKTPAELIVVDNYSRDNSLKEIAKFPFIKIIKNKSNLGFGKANNQGINKALGNYLLFLNSDTVILHSAISQALNWLSSHPEASACTAQLLNSDQTIQASGGFFPNLLNVFTWSTGLDDLPLINKLILPLHPHTPQFYTHDDFYKKDHPQDWITGAFMLLRKSALTENPGFDENYFMYGEELEWLYRIKKSHPTTQTWYLVGPQIIHLGGASATNKADPVINEYLGIMSFFKKHKSDLQFRTVRLLLKTNCSLRRIIYSIFGEKTKSSIYTQACSKI; encoded by the coding sequence ATGCTTAAACCGGTAATTTCCATCATCATAGTTTCTTTTAACACCGAAAAAATCACTTTCGACTGTATAAAGTCGGTCCTAGCTGACAAAGGATTATCTTTTGAGCTCCAAAGAATCGATCTGTCGGGAAAAACTCCAGCAGAACTTATAGTTGTCGACAACTACTCCCGTGATAATTCATTAAAAGAAATCGCCAAATTCCCCTTTATCAAGATAATAAAAAATAAATCAAATCTGGGATTTGGTAAGGCCAACAATCAGGGGATCAATAAAGCCCTTGGCAACTACCTCCTTTTTTTAAATTCCGATACCGTAATCCTTCATTCCGCCATCAGCCAAGCCCTAAACTGGCTCTCTTCACATCCTGAAGCCTCTGCATGTACTGCTCAATTACTCAACTCCGATCAAACTATTCAAGCATCTGGAGGTTTTTTCCCGAATTTGCTAAATGTTTTTACTTGGTCGACAGGGCTTGATGACCTACCTCTGATAAACAAACTAATTCTACCCCTCCACCCTCACACTCCGCAGTTTTACACCCATGATGATTTTTATAAAAAGGATCATCCCCAGGACTGGATAACCGGAGCATTCATGCTCCTCCGAAAATCAGCGTTGACCGAAAATCCCGGATTTGACGAAAACTACTTTATGTACGGCGAAGAACTGGAGTGGCTGTACAGAATTAAAAAAAGCCACCCCACAACACAAACATGGTATCTTGTTGGACCGCAAATTATTCACCTGGGCGGCGCCTCTGCCACCAACAAAGCCGATCCTGTTATCAATGAGTATCTTGGTATTATGTCATTTTTCAAAAAACACAAAAGTGACCTCCAATTCCGAACGGTCAGGTTACTTTTGAAAACTAACTGCTCTCTTCGACGTATAATATATTCAATATTTGGCGAAAAAACCAAATCTTCTATTTACACCCAAGCATGCTCAAAAATTTAA
- a CDS encoding glycosyltransferase family 39 protein — protein MSKNLKPILVLALLALGTFVRLYKITNPVADWHSHRQADTASVTHNFLENGINFFVPIYHDLSNVQSGIDNPKGYRMVEAPIYNIASIFVHRIIQIFDKNITIDRSSRLTSVLFSEISALLIFFICQKYTGNFFASILSMAVFLFLPFNIYYSRSILPENTAITLMLLSIWTFDKSIILSGFFISLSILCKPFTALISFPTLLYLSYQKYRHTINLKSLLSLLLFGVIALIPFYFWRRWIAQFPEGIPVNAWLFNDNPTPFLPEWYKGYNLTFFNKLVAFRPFWFKWLFFERINKLILGSFGLIPLFLGFAYKKNHSQKITLSLVLGILLYFIIVAQGNIQHDYYQALIIPSISIIVGFGYFYMANFVFKNKTIAWFSILIVYLFSFYFSWDQVKTYYKINNSAIVAAGDKIRELTPKNALVVAPYNGDTAFLYQTKRSGWPTEIYNLDELKLRHGDNPFYLVSVSFDKYTTDFAAQYKTVYKNDQFIILNLN, from the coding sequence ATGTCAAAAAATCTTAAACCAATTCTGGTCTTGGCTCTGTTGGCTCTCGGGACCTTTGTCCGCCTTTACAAAATCACCAATCCCGTTGCCGATTGGCACTCGCATCGCCAAGCAGATACCGCCTCAGTCACCCATAATTTTCTTGAAAATGGAATTAATTTTTTTGTCCCCATTTATCACGATCTATCCAATGTTCAGTCGGGAATCGACAACCCAAAAGGCTACCGAATGGTAGAAGCCCCGATCTACAATATCGCTTCAATTTTCGTCCATCGGATAATTCAAATTTTTGACAAAAATATTACCATCGATAGATCATCGCGCCTCACCTCCGTTCTTTTTTCCGAAATTAGCGCCCTCCTAATTTTTTTTATCTGCCAAAAATATACCGGCAATTTTTTTGCCTCGATTCTGAGTATGGCCGTATTTCTTTTTCTACCTTTCAACATTTATTACTCCCGATCAATCCTTCCCGAAAATACCGCCATTACCCTAATGCTTTTGTCCATTTGGACTTTTGACAAATCCATTATTTTATCCGGTTTCTTTATCTCTCTTTCAATCCTTTGTAAACCCTTTACTGCCCTTATCTCATTTCCAACGCTTTTATATCTGTCATATCAAAAATATCGACATACCATAAATTTAAAAAGCCTGCTCTCCCTACTTCTGTTCGGCGTAATTGCCCTGATTCCTTTTTATTTTTGGCGTCGTTGGATCGCTCAATTCCCCGAAGGTATCCCCGTAAACGCCTGGCTTTTTAATGACAACCCCACTCCTTTTCTTCCCGAATGGTACAAAGGGTACAACCTGACCTTTTTTAATAAACTTGTGGCTTTCCGTCCTTTTTGGTTTAAGTGGCTTTTTTTTGAACGAATCAATAAACTCATTCTTGGCTCTTTTGGCCTAATTCCATTGTTCCTGGGCTTTGCTTATAAAAAAAACCACAGCCAAAAAATTACCCTGTCCTTGGTCCTTGGAATTCTTTTATATTTTATTATCGTTGCCCAAGGGAATATTCAACACGACTATTATCAGGCTCTAATTATTCCATCCATATCAATTATCGTCGGCTTCGGATATTTTTATATGGCCAACTTTGTTTTTAAAAACAAAACCATCGCCTGGTTTTCAATCCTTATCGTTTACCTTTTTTCCTTTTACTTTTCCTGGGACCAGGTAAAGACATACTACAAAATTAATAACTCCGCCATTGTCGCCGCCGGAGACAAAATCCGAGAGTTGACCCCCAAAAACGCCCTTGTCGTTGCCCCCTATAACGGTGATACCGCCTTTTTGTATCAAACCAAACGATCGGGCTGGCCGACCGAAATCTATAACCTGGATGAGTTAAAATTAAGACACGGGGATAACCCATTTTATTTAGTCTCCGTCAGTTTTGACAAATACACCACAGACTTTGCCGCTCAATACAAAACTGTCTACAAAAATGACCAATTTATTATTTTGAATCTAAACTGA
- a CDS encoding glycosyltransferase family 4 protein, translating to MGTNTKRKILMITPYIPRLSQSGGQNSSYYSIKYLAKDNDITLICFSRDAEGLEEVKPFCKKVVVVKRGKTWDLKKILSTGFGPYPFLVTNYISAEFKNAIQSELNNNRFDLIHCDCFYPMPNIPKTDIPIVLVDLTIEYGVYQHFVENLKGIKKIFAPFLWIDVLKLKYWETHYWKNTHTVVAFGHDDQKLISRVTGRNDIQVFQNGVDKKFYDSPPKSKKSNQPSMIFGVSNMKWMQNRESVDMIIRDIWPKIKKEIPSCQLYIIGRFAPDFYGHLQSEDIIVTEADHDGEPKDPQYYYHLSWILLAPMGSGGGTRNKFLEAMACRLPIVTTPEGMGGIAIENYKHAIVCDLKDITTEAIKLLRNNKKRLQIGIEANKLIKEKYSYEQSVRELNQIYENITRKK from the coding sequence ATGGGTACAAATACAAAACGAAAAATTTTGATGATTACCCCTTATATCCCCAGACTTTCTCAATCAGGCGGTCAAAATAGCTCTTATTATTCTATAAAATACCTTGCCAAAGATAATGACATTACCCTCATATGTTTTAGTAGGGATGCCGAGGGACTCGAAGAAGTTAAACCTTTTTGTAAAAAGGTCGTCGTCGTCAAGAGAGGCAAAACCTGGGATCTGAAAAAAATTCTTTCTACCGGTTTCGGGCCTTACCCGTTTTTGGTTACAAACTACATCTCTGCTGAATTCAAAAACGCCATCCAATCAGAGCTAAACAACAATCGATTTGACCTGATCCACTGCGATTGTTTTTACCCAATGCCAAACATTCCCAAAACCGATATCCCCATCGTCCTGGTTGATTTAACAATAGAATATGGAGTCTATCAGCACTTTGTAGAAAATTTAAAAGGTATAAAAAAAATATTTGCTCCATTTCTTTGGATTGATGTCCTAAAACTGAAATACTGGGAAACTCACTACTGGAAAAACACCCATACGGTTGTTGCCTTCGGCCACGATGATCAAAAATTAATCTCCCGTGTTACCGGCCGAAACGATATTCAGGTTTTCCAAAACGGAGTTGACAAAAAATTCTATGATTCGCCGCCAAAATCAAAAAAAAGCAATCAACCTTCGATGATCTTTGGGGTTTCCAATATGAAGTGGATGCAAAACCGAGAATCCGTCGACATGATAATCAGAGACATTTGGCCCAAAATTAAAAAAGAAATCCCCTCATGTCAGCTTTATATCATCGGTCGTTTTGCCCCCGACTTTTATGGACACCTCCAGTCAGAAGACATTATAGTCACCGAAGCAGACCACGACGGCGAACCAAAAGACCCTCAATATTACTACCACCTGTCCTGGATTCTTCTGGCTCCGATGGGCAGTGGGGGTGGAACCAGAAATAAATTTCTGGAGGCCATGGCCTGCCGATTACCAATCGTTACTACTCCGGAGGGGATGGGGGGAATTGCAATTGAAAATTATAAACACGCCATCGTCTGTGACTTAAAAGATATCACCACAGAGGCCATAAAACTTCTCCGTAACAATAAAAAAAGATTGCAAATTGGTATTGAGGCCAACAAGCTCATCAAAGAAAAATATTCCTACGAGCAAAGTGTCCGGGAGTTAAACCAAATTTATGAAAATATCACTCGAAAAAAGTAA
- a CDS encoding glycosyltransferase family 2 protein encodes MKISLEKSNHPILSIVILNYNSGEYLKNCLLSLYHSTLAAQNFEIIVVDNSSTDNSIIQAQKISVPHTKFLKLKTNRGFSFGNNRGVEATNPKSNFILFLNPDTIVKEATLEKMIGFFEKNHQVDAATCKIILAKTNQIQPECHRDFPTPLNAFMHFGGISSRQYFMEYLDFSKTQKINACVGAFFMIKREIGNKVGWWNEKYFMYGEDLDFCFKLKLKKYNLFYYPKTHITHFQGISSGIKKTVSAASRATKVRSALATTNAMRIFYQENLFSKYSLFTQTLVLGGIKLLEIFRVFKAKYL; translated from the coding sequence ATGAAAATATCACTCGAAAAAAGTAACCATCCGATACTATCCATAGTAATTTTAAATTACAATTCCGGTGAATACCTAAAAAACTGTCTCTTGAGTCTGTATCACTCAACACTAGCCGCTCAAAATTTTGAAATCATAGTCGTGGACAATTCCTCGACTGACAATAGTATCATCCAGGCCCAAAAAATTTCCGTCCCACACACGAAATTCCTGAAATTAAAAACAAATAGAGGATTTTCTTTTGGGAACAATAGGGGAGTTGAAGCAACAAACCCTAAAAGTAATTTTATTCTCTTTTTAAACCCCGACACAATTGTCAAAGAAGCAACTCTCGAAAAAATGATCGGATTTTTTGAAAAAAATCATCAGGTTGATGCGGCTACCTGTAAAATAATTCTGGCAAAAACCAATCAAATTCAACCAGAATGTCACCGGGATTTCCCGACTCCATTAAACGCTTTCATGCATTTTGGCGGTATTTCCAGTCGACAATATTTTATGGAATATCTCGACTTTTCAAAAACTCAAAAAATTAATGCCTGTGTCGGGGCATTTTTTATGATCAAACGGGAAATCGGAAACAAAGTCGGCTGGTGGAATGAAAAATATTTTATGTACGGCGAAGATTTGGACTTTTGTTTTAAATTAAAACTAAAAAAATATAATTTGTTTTATTACCCCAAAACACATATTACTCATTTTCAGGGAATCTCGTCGGGAATTAAAAAGACCGTCTCTGCCGCCTCCCGCGCCACCAAAGTCCGGTCCGCTCTTGCCACCACCAACGCAATGCGCATTTTCTATCAGGAAAACCTTTTTTCGAAATACTCACTTTTCACCCAAACCCTCGTCCTTGGCGGAATAAAACTATTGGAAATATTTAGAGTCTTTAAAGCAAAATACCTATGA
- a CDS encoding glycosyltransferase family 1 protein — protein sequence MKHLVIDARLYGSTHTGIGRYTKNLLVALTKIPDFQKVKTTLIVYPELLDEIKKDLGTNFSYVITNIRHYSLQEQLFLPFLLYRLKPNLVHFTHFNKPLLYFGKSLVTIHDLIKHFFHGRQATTKNSFMYWPKYLAYLLVTHIVIKTSAIIVPSNFWRNYLIKNYHVSPKDITTTYEAVDPKFITNYGLPITNYKNYILYTGNLYPHKNIRIVIEALKKIPDLKLKIICARSIFSQRAQRLIQKYQIEQQVEFLGYVPDSDFKNIYQHALALVHPSLMEGFSLTGLEAMALNCPVISSNASCLPEIYGDKSVLYFDPYDPDDLVIKIQQLRSSDRLRQKLIKWGHLQVAKYSWSKTAIQTLDLYSKILSTK from the coding sequence ATGAAACACCTGGTAATCGATGCCAGACTATATGGCAGCACCCACACCGGTATCGGCCGATATACCAAAAATCTTCTTGTTGCTCTGACAAAAATTCCCGACTTTCAAAAAGTCAAAACCACTTTAATTGTCTATCCTGAGCTCCTGGATGAAATCAAAAAAGACCTGGGCACTAATTTTTCATACGTCATCACAAATATCCGACATTACTCGCTCCAGGAACAGTTATTTCTGCCCTTTTTGCTATACCGGCTCAAACCTAACTTAGTCCATTTTACCCACTTTAATAAACCCCTTTTATATTTTGGAAAATCACTAGTTACTATCCACGACCTTATCAAACACTTTTTCCATGGCAGACAAGCCACGACTAAAAATTCATTTATGTATTGGCCAAAATATCTGGCCTATCTTTTGGTAACCCACATTGTCATAAAAACCAGTGCCATTATAGTTCCGAGTAATTTTTGGAGAAATTATCTAATCAAAAATTATCATGTCTCCCCAAAAGACATAACTACCACCTACGAAGCCGTCGACCCGAAATTTATTACCAATTACGGATTACCGATTACTAATTACAAAAATTATATTCTGTATACCGGCAACCTTTATCCCCACAAAAATATCCGGATAGTAATCGAAGCTCTGAAAAAAATACCTGACTTAAAATTAAAAATCATTTGCGCCAGAAGTATATTTTCTCAGCGGGCCCAACGACTAATTCAAAAATACCAAATAGAGCAGCAAGTAGAATTTTTGGGCTATGTACCGGACAGCGATTTTAAAAATATTTACCAACATGCTCTAGCTCTGGTTCATCCTTCTCTTATGGAGGGCTTTAGCCTGACCGGGCTAGAAGCAATGGCCCTGAATTGTCCGGTAATTTCCTCAAACGCCAGTTGCCTCCCCGAGATTTATGGAGACAAATCAGTCCTCTATTTTGATCCCTACGATCCCGATGATCTGGTTATAAAAATCCAACAACTCCGGTCATCCGACAGGCTTCGTCAAAAATTGATCAAGTGGGGGCATCTACAAGTTGCCAAATATTCCTGGTCAAAAACAGCCATTCAAACACTAGACCTTTACTCAAAGATACTTTCTACAAAATGA
- a CDS encoding glycosyltransferase: protein MKTPKVALFYDWLNQWGGAERVLLDLHKLYPDAPIYTLVYNPEKTAWLKNAKVITPDFLFKYPFFYPLMAQQLDFSDYDIVISTTSYFGHCLLTKPPTKYFCYCHTPNRYVWHKNYLKFYRPTDYIYGQRPDFFIASSKNSQQRILKFYNRDSTLIYPGIDTNKFVPKVTDYRLQITDYFLIVSRLVPHKKIDLAIRACLQSHRHLYIAGTGRCLGQLTALASQSPLIKFLGYVSEKKLLNLYQNCRALIHPQEEDFGLTALEVQSCGKPVIAFNQGGSLETIIDGKTGLFFNNQSTESLTEALEIFDSYNFKPADCRRNALRFSTQSFMLNFRNYINSVCSYR from the coding sequence ATGAAAACACCCAAGGTTGCCCTGTTTTATGATTGGCTCAACCAATGGGGAGGAGCCGAAAGGGTACTTTTAGATCTCCATAAACTATACCCAGACGCGCCTATTTACACCTTGGTTTACAATCCGGAAAAAACCGCTTGGCTCAAAAACGCAAAAGTTATTACCCCAGATTTTTTGTTCAAATACCCTTTTTTTTACCCCTTAATGGCGCAACAGCTCGATTTTTCCGATTATGATATTGTTATCTCGACCACCTCATATTTTGGTCATTGCCTCCTGACCAAACCACCCACCAAATATTTTTGTTATTGTCATACTCCAAACCGCTATGTCTGGCATAAAAATTATCTAAAGTTCTATCGCCCTACCGATTATATTTATGGTCAACGACCGGATTTTTTTATCGCCAGTTCGAAAAATTCACAACAACGGATTTTAAAATTTTACAATCGGGATTCAACACTAATTTATCCCGGCATTGATACCAATAAATTTGTCCCCAAAGTTACAGATTACAGATTACAGATTACAGATTACTTCCTCATTGTTTCCCGTCTGGTCCCTCACAAAAAAATTGATCTGGCCATTCGCGCTTGTCTTCAATCTCACCGGCATTTATACATCGCCGGCACCGGCCGTTGTCTTGGACAACTTACTGCCCTGGCTTCCCAAAGCCCATTAATCAAATTCCTGGGTTATGTTTCCGAAAAAAAATTACTTAATCTATACCAAAACTGCCGGGCTCTTATTCATCCCCAAGAAGAAGATTTCGGACTTACCGCCCTTGAAGTTCAAAGTTGCGGTAAGCCAGTAATTGCTTTCAACCAAGGTGGCAGCCTGGAAACAATAATAGATGGGAAAACCGGATTATTTTTCAATAATCAATCCACAGAATCGCTGACGGAGGCTCTGGAAATTTTTGACTCGTATAATTTCAAGCCAGCAGATTGCCGGCGCAACGCCCTCAGATTTTCAACCCAATCATTTATGCTAAACTTTAGAAATTACATAAACTCAGTATGCAGTTACCGGTAA
- a CDS encoding mannose-1-phosphate guanylyltransferase, translated as MQLPVTPNDIYILILCGGSGPRLWPLSRADSPKQFLKLFGPKSILEQTISRSRKITRKENIYLITNHKYLDKVLKETAGKVLPKNILSEPTKKNTTMALIYGTIAIKNINPNAIITSFPSDHLILDTNLFKTTILSAAKLAKNTNSIVAIGTKPTNPNPSYGYLIPKEQKKGVFTVSKFVEKPDFVQAQKLISQDAYWNSGIYTFSAETFVSEIAKNQPGYFKILNLIENNLHHKKIITKAYQLSENLSFDIAISEKTKNLLMLLATFDWSDIGEWGSIHNRLKKDQDDISILNKKTQTISHNSKNCLVSGLDKKLIGLVGVKNLAIIDTPDALLICSLQNSSNVRDLVGKIVKSNKTISYFLTKSYND; from the coding sequence ATGCAGTTACCGGTAACCCCTAACGACATTTATATTCTAATTCTCTGTGGCGGATCAGGCCCCAGGCTTTGGCCCTTATCCCGTGCCGACTCCCCGAAACAATTTTTAAAGCTGTTTGGGCCTAAATCAATTCTCGAACAAACCATCTCCCGCTCCAGAAAAATCACCAGAAAAGAAAATATTTATCTAATTACCAACCATAAATATCTTGACAAAGTTCTCAAAGAAACAGCCGGAAAAGTCCTCCCCAAAAACATCCTTTCTGAACCCACAAAGAAAAACACCACCATGGCGCTAATTTATGGAACTATCGCTATAAAAAACATTAACCCCAATGCCATTATTACCAGTTTTCCCTCCGACCACCTCATCCTTGATACCAATCTTTTCAAAACCACCATCCTCTCTGCCGCTAAACTGGCAAAAAACACCAATTCTATCGTTGCCATAGGCACAAAACCAACCAATCCCAATCCTTCTTACGGCTACCTTATCCCCAAAGAACAAAAAAAGGGGGTTTTTACAGTTTCAAAATTCGTTGAAAAACCGGATTTTGTACAAGCCCAAAAACTAATCAGCCAGGATGCTTATTGGAATTCAGGTATTTACACTTTTTCGGCAGAAACATTTGTTAGTGAAATCGCCAAAAACCAACCCGGATATTTCAAGATCCTTAATCTCATCGAAAACAATTTACACCACAAAAAAATAATCACCAAAGCTTATCAGCTTTCTGAAAATCTCTCCTTTGATATTGCCATTTCCGAAAAAACAAAAAACCTTTTAATGCTTCTGGCTACCTTTGATTGGAGTGATATCGGCGAATGGGGCTCAATTCATAACCGTCTGAAGAAAGACCAAGACGATATTTCAATACTAAACAAAAAAACTCAAACTATTAGCCATAACTCAAAAAACTGTCTTGTTTCAGGATTAGACAAAAAATTAATCGGGCTTGTCGGAGTCAAGAACCTCGCCATTATCGACACTCCTGATGCACTACTTATATGTTCGTTGCAAAACAGCTCAAACGTCCGGGATTTAGTGGGTAAAATTGTTAAAAGCAACAAAACCATTAGTTATTTTTTGACTAAAAGTTATAATGATTAA
- a CDS encoding sugar transferase, with the protein MINEKSHKLFLKQRIELFNLFKRSIDIFGSIFLIFLFSPIMLVTAVLVKLSSPGPIFFKQQRVGKSSKPFHMFKFRSMYIGDNDKRLKENYPDLWDKYKKSGWKLPMNEDPRITPVGKKIRSLTIDEFPQLFNVLKGEMSLTGPRAYREEELKEYEAKYPLTKKYIDDIRSVKPGITGPWQTSGRNALNFEDRAKLDSHYVRTLSVRQELLILIKTPLAMISRW; encoded by the coding sequence ATGATTAACGAAAAGTCGCACAAGCTCTTTTTAAAACAACGGATTGAACTATTTAATCTCTTCAAACGATCGATCGACATTTTCGGATCCATCTTTTTGATTTTTCTGTTTTCCCCTATAATGCTTGTTACCGCTGTTTTGGTAAAGCTATCCTCCCCCGGTCCGATCTTTTTTAAGCAACAAAGGGTAGGTAAAAGTAGTAAACCGTTTCATATGTTCAAATTTCGGTCAATGTACATAGGCGACAATGATAAACGACTAAAAGAAAACTATCCTGATTTATGGGACAAATACAAAAAGTCAGGCTGGAAACTACCCATGAACGAAGACCCTAGAATTACACCAGTTGGCAAAAAGATTCGCTCACTTACTATCGATGAATTCCCCCAACTCTTTAATGTATTAAAAGGCGAAATGAGTTTAACCGGCCCCCGCGCCTACCGGGAAGAAGAACTAAAAGAATATGAGGCAAAATACCCTCTCACCAAAAAATATATAGATGATATCCGGTCCGTGAAGCCAGGAATCACCGGTCCGTGGCAAACATCCGGTCGAAATGCTCTAAATTTTGAAGACCGGGCCAAACTCGACTCTCATTATGTGAGAACCCTGTCTGTCAGGCAGGAACTCCTGATTCTGATAAAAACTCCTCTGGCTATGATTTCGCGCTGGTAA